The following nucleotide sequence is from Pseudobutyrivibrio ruminis HUN009.
CAGTCCAACATTGGATTTATCCTGTATAGTCTGTCGGGGGACAATGATTTATCTGACTATGTAATGACATATCATCTTACTAAATCTTATTTTGCAGGCACAGCTGGAATGATATTTGTTGTACTTATACCGGCATGGATTTTACTGATAATTGTATCTGCAATAATTGGATGGATTATTTTAGGCTTCGAAAGTACTGTGAATTATCAAACCCAGATAATAGATGACATGTTTACAATTTGTAGCAATCTTGCAGATGAAAAGGATTATTATCACAAAGAACATTCTAATAGAGTTGCAAAATATGCTAAGAAAATTGCTGAGTCAATGGGAATGGATAAGCATGATTGTAATGTAGTGTATTATGGTGCACTCCTTCACAATATAGGTAATTATGCAGTACCGGAAAGAATTTTAGGAAAATCAACCAAGCTCACAAAGGATGATGAGAAAATTGCACAAATACATACAATTAAAGGCGCAAAATTGCTTGAAAATGTAAAGATGATACAGCTGGCACCTGCAGCAGCATTGTATCACCATGAACGCTTTGATGGAAAAGGCTATCCAATGGGCAAGAAAGGGGAGGATATTCCTTTAATTGCAAGAATTATTGCTGTCGCTGATGCCTATGATGATATTAGTCAGGATAGAGAATATCGTAAAAAGTATAATCTAGAAGAAATGAAATTATTCTTTAAAGATAATTCGGGAACATGGTTTGATCCACTTATTATAGACGTGTTTCTAAAAATTATTGATACCATTGAGGAATAGTTGGGGAGTTTTTAAATGGTTAACATAGACAAGAAAAAGCTCAAAATTTTAATACAGGGTATAGTAATAATACTATTGTGCAGAGGGGGAGCACATCTACTGAAATTCCCAGGAAATCTGAATCTTACAGGAATTATTTATGCTTCTTATTACGGAGGATGGATAGTGGGCCTTCTAGCGGCAATCATTGGTGGCCTTCTTGCAAAGTTTTTTGTGGCAGAAGATATAGCTTTTATTGTTATCGATGCATTAATAGCTATTTTTATTTATTTATTGAGCAGAAACAATAGATTTTTTAATAGGTTTTTCTCTACGATAAGCTTAGCCCTTACATTTGCAATATTACAAGGTATTATGTTAACTGTCGTATCGTATATCAACTATCCAGAGTATGCCGGAAACTATCTAATAGATGCGTTAGCAGCTTATATTACGAATTTAGGTGGCAGTCTGTTTTCTTGCATTGCTATATGCAGTCTTTTTGTGGCTTTTGCAGACGCATTTGTGAGCTGTATGCTTATTTATACAGTCAGAAAGCTTTATAAATGGTATTTCAGAAAAAAGAATTCAGCTAAATTGAAAAAAGTATTGGGAGCAAAAGTTACCTTGACGCTTTTGGCAATTTCTACAGCCTTAGCATTTATTGGTCCAATAAATGCTAAAGCCGAAATGAACATCAATTTTGTTCAACGTATATACAATAGTGATAATGGCTTAGTTGGTGGATGTGCAAATGATTTGGCGCAGACCTCCGATGGAAGCATGTGGGTCGGTACATACGGAGGCTTGTACAGGTTCAATGGCAAAAACTTCGATTTGCTTGATTCCGTGGAATCTATTCGATCTGTACAGTGCTTGTATGTGGATGAAAATGATAGGCTTTGGGTCGGAACCAATGGGGCAGGTCTGTCAGTAGTTCATGACGATTTGTCTGTAGGTGTGTTAGATACTGATAATGGGTTGTCAGCCAATTCTGTACGAGCCATTGTTGAAGATGGCAAAGAAAACTATTTTGTAGGAACTACAGCAGGGCTCGAAATTGTAAAAGTTGAGGATGAAAAACCAGTAATCATTAAATCCTTTGATGATATTGGTTATGTATCAAAGGAAGCTGCTGATAGCAATGGGCATGTTGCTGTACTTGATACTGTTGGAAATATTACTGTTTTTTCTACAGATAGCTATGAGGTGGAAAATTCATTTGAATGTAATGAAGCGACTACAATAGCTTATGATTCTAAAGATAATTTATATATAGGCACAGATATACAGTGTATCTACAAATATGAGTATGTCGATGGAGCCTACAACAAAATAGAAACTATTGATACTCCTGATTTTACATATATTAATGAAATGTATTTTCATCGTAACGGTTTGATTTACATTGCGGCTGATTCTGGAATAGGATTTGTAGATGAAGAGGGAAATGTAAGTCACATTAATACAGGAAGCTTTGACAGCTCTGTGGAACAAATATTTGAGGATTATCAAGGAGATTTGTGGTTTACCTCTTATCGACGTGGATTACTATGCTTAAGTCAGTCTGCTTTTGTTGATACATTTGGTGTTTATAATATTTCACCAGCGGTAGCAAATGTTATAAAAAACAAAAATAATCAGTTTTATATTGGAACTGATGATGGACTTGTAATTTTAGATTATGTCACTGGTAAAGCCGTATACAATGAGATTACTGAATTTTACGCGGAAACAAGAATTAGATCAATGTCTGAGGACAAAGATGGCAATTTAGTTATAGCTGGTTATGGCAAACCTTTAATGGCTGTTTCAGATACTGGAGAGTTTTATCAATATGTGCAGGATGAAAATCAGATTACAGATAGAAAACAGCGATTTTTACTAACTCTATCAGATGGTAGAATTCTGGTTTCTAGTGAAAGTGGATTAACTTTCATAAAGGATAGAAAGATTGAAAGTACACTTGAACTGGGAAATGAACTAAATAATGCAACAATTTTAAATGCTTTAGAGCAGGAGGATGGCACACTACTTGCAGGCAGTGACGGTGATGGAATAGCTGTTATAAAAGAAGGCAAGGTTGAAAAATATATAACGAAAGAAGATGGGCTATGTTCAAGTGTTATCCTCAGAATAGTGGCTGATAAAGTTGGAAATGGCTATTTTATAATGACTGGAAGTGGGCTTTGTTATATGAATCATAAATATCAGATTCGAGAGTTAACCGGCATACCATATTTTAACAACTTTGATTTATATCAATCGGAAAGTGGCAACGTATTTATATTTGGCGGAGCAGGTATTTATGTAGTTAGATATGAAGACCTGATGGCAGGCTTGTCAGCAAATGTTTATAATTTGTTGGATTCTAATAAGGGGCTGCCAGGAAGCCTTACAAGTAATGCATGGAATTATGTATCTGAAGATAATACAATTTTCCTTTGTGGAAGCACAGGAATATATTCATTGAATCTTGATAATTATGGAATGAATATTGATTCATATAAGACAAAGATAACAGGTGTTTCTTATGATGGAGAATACGTGCCTATTACCACTATGGATGAAATAGTTATTCCTAGAGGAGTAGAGAGGGCAGATTTTACCTTAGATTTAAATAACTTCACTCCTAGTGATCCGTATATACGATATTATCTATCAGGTGTTGATATAGAAAAAAAGAAGGTTTTAGCAAGTGAACTAGGAACAATATCCTATTACCGTCTACCTTACGGGACATATAAGTTTAATATAGAAGTGTTGAATGACGATAATAGAGTTCTAGTAGAACAACAATATACAATTATAAAAGAACGAGAAGCATATGAAACTACAGCCTTCAAGATATATTTTTATCTAGAAGTAAGTTTAATAGTTTTTGCAGTAATAGTTTCATTTGCAAATGGAGCCGTATATACGTTAACCAAAAAACAAAATATTGAGCATGAGGAAGTTGTAAAAAAATTACAAGCTGAAAAAACTGCTGCCTTGGAAAGAACTCTTAGGATGGAAGAAGCGGCTAACAAGATGAAGTCAGAGTTTTTGGCTAACATGTCTCACGAAATCAGAACTCCTATTAATGCAATTATTGGCATGGGAACTATGATTACAAGAGAGTCAAAGGAAGAAACAACAAAAAAATATGCAAGAGATATAAGAAATGCCAGTAAGACTTTGCTTGCTCTAGTTAACGATATTTTGGACTTTTCAAAGATTGAATCGGGTAATCTGGAATTAATTGAGAGTGATTATGATTTAAGCATACTAGTTAATGATTTGATTAACATGATTAAACCAAAGGCTGATGATAAAAAGCTTAGCTTTAATGTTGATATAAATCCGGATATTCCTCAGTTTTTATATGGAGATGAGGTTAGAATAGAGCAAATTATTATCAATATTCTGAGTAATGCTGTTAAGTATACGCAGGAAGGCGGAGTTACATTTAAAATGGATTATTCTCGAGAGTCAGACGAGGATATTATGCTCAAGGTTAGTGTAAGCGATACAGGTATAGGCATCAAGGAAGAAGATATTGAAAAGCTGTTTTCGCCATATCAGCGTTTTGATGAACAGAAGAATAAAAAGGTTGAGGGCACAGGTCTTGGCATGAGCATTACAAAGAGTCTTCTTGAAAAAATG
It contains:
- a CDS encoding HD-GYP domain-containing protein, which gives rise to MSTLQKTRKLIKRLFIILGISFAIIIISFVFHVIQVNKFNSQERYYTPDTVSMDVIADIHPRGMLTDSWEKNDAFDDMVINGKIYEATVVNNSKCLLTDWQLKVYVRESCWINNAWNGTMEIHQFKNGVENIQTLDLRDYNVSDITLDYYLAGQDLLIPLNSGDYFIYHPKTGSDSGEVPIKSTSELSGQSNIGFILYSLSGDNDLSDYVMTYHLTKSYFAGTAGMIFVVLIPAWILLIIVSAIIGWIILGFESTVNYQTQIIDDMFTICSNLADEKDYYHKEHSNRVAKYAKKIAESMGMDKHDCNVVYYGALLHNIGNYAVPERILGKSTKLTKDDEKIAQIHTIKGAKLLENVKMIQLAPAAALYHHERFDGKGYPMGKKGEDIPLIARIIAVADAYDDISQDREYRKKYNLEEMKLFFKDNSGTWFDPLIIDVFLKIIDTIEE
- a CDS encoding ATP-binding protein, with amino-acid sequence MVNIDKKKLKILIQGIVIILLCRGGAHLLKFPGNLNLTGIIYASYYGGWIVGLLAAIIGGLLAKFFVAEDIAFIVIDALIAIFIYLLSRNNRFFNRFFSTISLALTFAILQGIMLTVVSYINYPEYAGNYLIDALAAYITNLGGSLFSCIAICSLFVAFADAFVSCMLIYTVRKLYKWYFRKKNSAKLKKVLGAKVTLTLLAISTALAFIGPINAKAEMNINFVQRIYNSDNGLVGGCANDLAQTSDGSMWVGTYGGLYRFNGKNFDLLDSVESIRSVQCLYVDENDRLWVGTNGAGLSVVHDDLSVGVLDTDNGLSANSVRAIVEDGKENYFVGTTAGLEIVKVEDEKPVIIKSFDDIGYVSKEAADSNGHVAVLDTVGNITVFSTDSYEVENSFECNEATTIAYDSKDNLYIGTDIQCIYKYEYVDGAYNKIETIDTPDFTYINEMYFHRNGLIYIAADSGIGFVDEEGNVSHINTGSFDSSVEQIFEDYQGDLWFTSYRRGLLCLSQSAFVDTFGVYNISPAVANVIKNKNNQFYIGTDDGLVILDYVTGKAVYNEITEFYAETRIRSMSEDKDGNLVIAGYGKPLMAVSDTGEFYQYVQDENQITDRKQRFLLTLSDGRILVSSESGLTFIKDRKIESTLELGNELNNATILNALEQEDGTLLAGSDGDGIAVIKEGKVEKYITKEDGLCSSVILRIVADKVGNGYFIMTGSGLCYMNHKYQIRELTGIPYFNNFDLYQSESGNVFIFGGAGIYVVRYEDLMAGLSANVYNLLDSNKGLPGSLTSNAWNYVSEDNTIFLCGSTGIYSLNLDNYGMNIDSYKTKITGVSYDGEYVPITTMDEIVIPRGVERADFTLDLNNFTPSDPYIRYYLSGVDIEKKKVLASELGTISYYRLPYGTYKFNIEVLNDDNRVLVEQQYTIIKEREAYETTAFKIYFYLEVSLIVFAVIVSFANGAVYTLTKKQNIEHEEVVKKLQAEKTAALERTLRMEEAANKMKSEFLANMSHEIRTPINAIIGMGTMITRESKEETTKKYARDIRNASKTLLALVNDILDFSKIESGNLELIESDYDLSILVNDLINMIKPKADDKKLSFNVDINPDIPQFLYGDEVRIEQIIINILSNAVKYTQEGGVTFKMDYSRESDEDIMLKVSVSDTGIGIKEEDIEKLFSPYQRFDEQKNKKVEGTGLGMSITKSLLEKMHSQLEVTSVYGEGSTFAFSIIQPVKGEEKLGDYRKKADIAVSEDAMESFHAPNANILVVDDVEMNLIVAKNLLKRIQIQVDTAPSGPIAVDLCHAKKYDIIFLDAMMPGMSGEETYAAIRRTCPINNVTPIIVLTANAVKGAKEEYLAVGFSDYLSKPIDGLKFEAMIEKYLPDDKKQFDVEGTDEEENNSDGYGDSISDMRQIPEIDVDSGILAAGDVDTYLVVCKSFYETAKERIQMIKDYYDCMDIKNYTIQVHALKSSARLIGANDLSEKALALEMAGKDKNVDAIIANTNQVLDIYTRIYNQMINIYEKEAKASDREEPKQEISQEELNDAYEALKELVTQMDYDSIKMLIEELNTYKLPSDDEKTIFEIERLLKVFDWDKIEELLQL